The Candidatus Nomurabacteria bacterium genome has a segment encoding these proteins:
- a CDS encoding penicillin-binding protein 2 — MSFLKNNLKNTHISRIRFLSIGLMALSLLVIVKLFTIQVLNVDEYRKEAEEKYVSQKSPTFKRGDIYMEDKDGGLIALATTKSGYKLQIVPNQIEDVDGTLEALKQYIDIDEEKYNSTIEKADGKFYEVHHEIDKDEGVSISELELPGVYISAQNWRFYPGDNIAAQTVGFVGFEGDKLSGRYGLERYYNEELDGGEGSVAINPFAEVFLNVRNIITGKSGYANLITTIDPNVEIYLRNTLLDLTERWNTTSAGALILDPVTGEIIAISFVPSFDPNEYEKVNTISSFINPFTSNIYEFGSVIKPLVMAGALNSKVVTRDTSYYDGGSVVVEDKTIYNFDKKGRGTATMQDVLNQSLNTGMVFVADKLGKDRVRDYLLGYGIDEPTGVDLPSEISGKVSNLYSPRQLEYATASFGQGIAITPFEAVRAFSALANDGELPNLHIGKKLIYEGKEKELKWDKQERSNINPETSEEITRMLVEVLDSMNSGSYKIPTHSVAGKTGTAQIPDPVNGGYYESRYLHSIFGYFPAYDPEYLVFYFIKEPIGARYSSQTLGESFFDTVKFLINYYDIPPDR, encoded by the coding sequence ATGTCATTTCTCAAGAATAACCTAAAGAATACCCACATATCTAGAATACGTTTTCTATCGATAGGGCTTATGGCCCTTTCTCTTTTAGTTATAGTGAAGCTTTTTACTATACAGGTTTTGAATGTTGACGAATACAGAAAAGAAGCCGAAGAAAAATATGTTAGTCAGAAATCACCTACTTTCAAGAGAGGTGATATCTATATGGAAGACAAAGACGGTGGACTAATCGCCCTCGCTACAACCAAGAGTGGTTATAAACTACAGATAGTTCCAAACCAGATAGAAGATGTAGACGGAACGCTAGAAGCACTCAAACAATATATAGACATAGACGAAGAGAAGTATAACTCTACTATCGAAAAAGCTGACGGTAAGTTCTACGAAGTGCATCATGAAATAGACAAAGACGAAGGTGTATCTATAAGTGAGTTAGAACTACCAGGTGTTTATATTTCGGCGCAAAACTGGCGCTTTTATCCAGGGGACAACATAGCAGCTCAAACTGTAGGTTTTGTTGGTTTCGAAGGAGATAAACTTTCTGGTAGATACGGACTAGAAAGATACTACAACGAAGAGCTAGATGGTGGCGAGGGTTCTGTGGCAATCAATCCGTTTGCAGAAGTATTCTTGAATGTTCGAAACATAATCACTGGTAAAAGTGGTTATGCAAACCTTATAACAACAATCGATCCAAATGTAGAGATTTATTTGCGAAACACGCTTCTTGATCTAACCGAGAGATGGAACACTACTTCAGCTGGTGCCTTGATACTAGATCCTGTAACAGGAGAAATAATCGCGATATCTTTCGTACCGTCTTTTGATCCGAACGAGTATGAAAAAGTGAATACTATAAGTTCGTTCATCAATCCATTTACTTCTAACATTTATGAGTTTGGTTCTGTGATAAAGCCACTTGTTATGGCAGGAGCACTAAACTCCAAGGTTGTGACAAGAGACACATCATACTATGACGGTGGATCTGTTGTGGTAGAAGACAAGACTATATATAACTTCGACAAGAAGGGTAGAGGTACTGCAACAATGCAAGATGTTCTAAACCAGTCTCTAAACACTGGTATGGTTTTTGTAGCAGACAAACTCGGCAAAGACAGAGTGAGAGATTATCTCCTAGGATATGGAATAGACGAGCCGACAGGAGTGGACCTGCCTAGTGAGATATCTGGTAAGGTCTCGAACTTGTATAGTCCGAGACAGCTAGAATATGCCACAGCATCGTTTGGACAAGGTATCGCCATAACGCCTTTTGAGGCCGTGAGAGCCTTCTCAGCGCTTGCAAACGACGGTGAGCTACCGAATCTCCATATAGGCAAAAAGCTCATATACGAGGGCAAGGAAAAGGAGCTAAAATGGGATAAACAAGAGAGGTCAAATATCAATCCTGAAACAAGCGAGGAGATTACTAGAATGCTTGTAGAGGTTCTAGATTCTATGAATAGCGGCTCTTACAAAATCCCAACTCACAGCGTTGCGGGCAAAACGGGTACTGCCCAGATTCCTGATCCTGTAAACGGTGGCTATTATGAGAGTAGGTATCTACACTCTATATTTGGTTACTTCCCAGCATATGATCCAGAATATCTTGTCTTTTATTTCATAAAAGAGCCTATTGGTGCGAGATATTCATCCCAGACACTTGGAGAATCGTTTTTCGATACAGTTAAGTTCTTGATCAACTATTACGACATCCCGCCGGATAGATAA